The following are encoded together in the Persephonella sp. genome:
- a CDS encoding ankyrin repeat domain-containing protein, giving the protein EKGGTALHWAVFYGHKEIIKLLLMQGADPLIKDKNGITPIDVARINGKKDVLKILKNFNR; this is encoded by the coding sequence TGAAAAAGGGGGAACAGCACTTCACTGGGCTGTTTTTTACGGACATAAAGAGATAATAAAACTCCTGCTTATGCAGGGAGCAGACCCGCTGATAAAGGATAAAAATGGAATAACACCTATTGATGTGGCAAGGATTAATGGAAAAAAAGATGTACTAAAAATCCTAAAAAATTTTAATAGATAA